CGTACCGGTGAAGTGGGTGATGGTAAAATATTCGTATCTGATATTAATGAAGCATACCGTATCCGTACCGGAAATAAAGGCGGAGATACACTCAAATAACTAACCAACAAATTAACAATTATATGGAAGCAGGATTATTTACAGCAAATAATGTATGGATGATGATCTGTACAGGTCTTGTATTTTTTATGCACCTGGGTTTTTCCCTATTGGAAATAGGACTTACGCGTGAGAAAAATACAATCAACATACTTTTCAAAAATGTTTTTATCATCTGTGTGGGTCTTTTAATGTACTACATAGGTGGTTTTAATCTAATGTATCCCGGTTTTGCAGAAGGTTCTGCTGGTATTCTGGATTTTGCAGGTTTTGGTATTGCACCACCTGAAAATGGCATGACCCCAGAATATGCAGATGGAGGATATACCTGGTGGACAGATTTCCTTTTTCAGGGAATGTTTGCCGCAACCGCAGCTACAATCGTATCAGGAGCTGTTGCAGAACGGGTGAAATTAGGTGCATTTATGATCTTTACTATTATTTATGTAGGTATTGTTTATCCTATAGCAGGTTCCTGGCAATGGGGGGGCGGTTTTCTCTCTACCATGTCTTATGGCACTGCTGAAGGATTTTATGACTTTGCTGGTTCTACCCTGGTACATTCCGTAGGTGGATGGGCCGCATTGATCGCTATATATTTGTTAGGCGCGCGCATTGGCAAATTCAATGAGCATGGAAAACCAAGGGCAATTCCGGGTCATAACATTCCGTTTGCGGCAGCTGGTGTACTTATCCTGTGGTTGGGTTGGTTCGGTTTTAACGGTGGTTCTGTACTTTCCGCAGACCCTGCAACAACATCACTTGTGCTTGTCACCACGTCTTTAGCGGCAGCTGCCGGTGGGGTTTCCTGCTTTATTGTTTCAACAATATGTTATAAGAATTATGACCTTACCATGTTCCTTAATGGTATTCTTGGTGGTCTCGTAGGTATTACAGCCGGTGCAGATCAAATGTCTCCCAATGATGCCGTTTTTATCGGAGTCATTGCGGGTGCTGTTATCGTAGGAGGCGTTGCCTTAGTTGATAAACTAAAATTGGACGACCCCGTTGGTGCGGTTGCCGTGCATTTGATCTGTGGTATCTGGGGTACACTGGCCGTTGGAATATTCGGTAGTCTTGCAGGTTTTGATCAGTTTTTAGTTCAATTGGCAGGCGTGGGTATTGTAGGTGCTTTTTGCTCCATATGCGCATTTATTATACTTGGTATACTCAAAGCAACCATAGGATTGCGTGTTTCTGAAAAAGAGGAACTTGAAGGTCTTGATAGACATGAACATGGTATGGATGCTTATCCTGATTTTGGACTCAATGAGCACTAAAACAATCTAATTTTACATAGAAAAGCCCCGATAATTGACTTTATCGGGGCTTTTTTTATCAGTAAATATCAGTATTTGACATTTCTGAATCTTATTTAAAAAATACAATACTAAGTGGGTAATGAGGGATTTCTCCATTAGAAACTTTTATAGCATTAATTATGGGAAAGATAAATCCTAAAAAACCAACTACCATCAATCCCAAAAGACCTAAACCAAAAAGTAACATCAGCGGTATACAGAGTATTCCATATATAAAAAGACTTACCTGAAAATTGAGTATTTCTTTGCCCTGGCTATCCATGTTTATAATTTTTTCTTTTTGTGTCAGCCATAGAAAAAGTGGAACGATAAAGCCCCCTATTCCGGTAACCAGATCCAGCAATTGACTTAAGTGCGTTGCTACAAGTAGTGTTCTATCTTCATGTCGTATCATATGTTGTGATTGAGTGGATTAATAGCTACTTATAAGACGATTGATGGGCTAATTTGTTACTAATCAGAACGTATTACACTCAAAATTCAAATAATTATTCATTTTCTATTTAGGAATCTCATTAAATTAAATGCTTTAAACCATTTAAGTATTTGATATTCAATTTCTTATAATTATGGCATGGAGATTGATTTCGTACAGGAGAAGTGATCTAAGGATTGCTATTCATTTAAAATGGACGTTATGAAAAATCTACTCTTCTTTTTTATTACAGTTTTTACATTTACATCGCAGGCCTCAATGGCTTCGGTAAACCATTCAGATAACCCGTATTCTCGATACAACGGTCAGCGTTATTTATTTAATGAAGGCGGTATAGAATTTTCGGTCTACCCTGATGGCGAATTCGACTTTGTGGTTCCTCAGGCGGTAAACAATTTACAGCTAAACCTGAACAACAGCGCGTTGAATATTAGTTACAATACAGGATTTAACTATGATGCCTTTGTTCAATATGATACTTACGGTGCTGTTATTCAGATTGCAGATGTTCCTATTTATTATGACAACTGGGGCCGTATTTCACAGGCTGGCAATATCGTAATCAATTACGTAAACAATCATATTGTACGTGTAGGTAATTTGCAGGTTTTTTATCAGGGCAATGCGTTTGCATATACACGCGGCTATATCAACCCCTATAACAGACGTATTCAGTATTATGCCTATACTGATTATTTCTACAGACCTTACGTAGATCGTTGCCTGGTTTACAACGCACCTTATAGAAGGTCTTACGCTCCCCAACGCTATTCTTATGCATACCATAGAAATCAATACCTTCATGGCTTTAACGATGGTTATGCAAATGCCTACAGGGATTTTAGGCGACCAGAGGGAGTTCTTGCGCACAATAATGCAAGGGCTGGTTCTTACCGCGACGCGCGGGTCGCAACTTCCAGATCAATAAGCCAAAGAAGTACTCCTGCAAACACGCGTGTTAACCGAGGTTCTAGAAACGCTACTTCCAGGGTTGCCCCTACTTCTCGTATGGATCGAAGTTCAAGAAGTGCTGCTTCAGGAGTGGCCCCTGTTTCCAGGAATGCACAAGATAGTCGTAACTCAAGGACCGCGCCTCAACCGAGGTCAAATGCAAACTATGGAAACAGAACGGTAAACAATACAGCTGCCAGATCATCTTCCACCTCAAACAGCAATAGAATTTCAAAATCCACTTCTCGAAGTGCGCCCGCGATATCTACAAGAAGAACTACGGCGTCATCGAAAACGAATACGCAGGCCAGATCATCCAATGTTGCACGCTCCAGCGGAAATTCCAGAAGTTCAAATAGAGCAGCATCGACGACAAGTTCAAGAGCATCAAGATCTTCCTCATCTAGATCTGGAGGTAAGTAAAAAAGTTTTTTTGGTTGGTTAGTTAGTTAGGAAATCCCGTTACAGATCAGTCTGGACGGGATTTCTTTTTGACTATACTATTTATAAAACCCACTATTTCTTCGGAAGGTTTGGCAAAATAAACGATCAGGAGATAGACCGTGGAGATAAGCAAAGATTTTATTGCGATACTGATCACAGGATAAAAATCAAAATCCCAAAAATAGAAAGCAACCACAAAGCAAAGAAGCATCACGGCCACCCACATTGATCTATTGGAAAAAGGTTGTAGATTAAATTTCTTATAAACCAATACAATTTTGGCGGCCGCATATCCCACCGAAGCAATAAATGTTGCGATTGCCGCCCCATTAATACCCAGGCGCGGAATAAAATATAAATTTAGGGTGATCGCGATAGCAACCAGAACAACCCCTAAGAGCAGTACGAGACGGTAGTAATCACTGTTATAAATGATCGCATTGTTATTGCCCATTAGGTTATCGAGCAATTTTGCCGAAGAGATAAGCAACACTACCGCAAGACCATCAGCGTAGGCCGGGTCAATTAGTAAGTAGAGCTGCTTTATGTTACAAACGATCAGAACAAAAATCAATCCCGAAATTACAAAAAGGGTCAGCGAACTCTTTTGATATAAAACCCGCAGTTCTTTAAAATCCCTTTTGTTGAGCAGCGCGGCGGTAAGTGGATAGGTAATTTGATGCATGGCTCGGGCTGGTACGGCAATAACCGCGGCAATATAAATAGCCACGGAATAATAGGCCACATTTTCAATGGGCACCATTTTCCCTATCATAAACATATCAATTTCCAGTATCATAACCGCTATGGAACCGGCAATTATAATCAATACACTGTACTTAACTATGGGACTAATTCCTGATAATTTCGGACGGGTGAACACAGGTTTTCGCA
This portion of the Flavimarina sp. Hel_I_48 genome encodes:
- a CDS encoding ammonium transporter, whose amino-acid sequence is MEAGLFTANNVWMMICTGLVFFMHLGFSLLEIGLTREKNTINILFKNVFIICVGLLMYYIGGFNLMYPGFAEGSAGILDFAGFGIAPPENGMTPEYADGGYTWWTDFLFQGMFAATAATIVSGAVAERVKLGAFMIFTIIYVGIVYPIAGSWQWGGGFLSTMSYGTAEGFYDFAGSTLVHSVGGWAALIAIYLLGARIGKFNEHGKPRAIPGHNIPFAAAGVLILWLGWFGFNGGSVLSADPATTSLVLVTTSLAAAAGGVSCFIVSTICYKNYDLTMFLNGILGGLVGITAGADQMSPNDAVFIGVIAGAVIVGGVALVDKLKLDDPVGAVAVHLICGIWGTLAVGIFGSLAGFDQFLVQLAGVGIVGAFCSICAFIILGILKATIGLRVSEKEELEGLDRHEHGMDAYPDFGLNEH
- a CDS encoding DUF4870 domain-containing protein; amino-acid sequence: MIRHEDRTLLVATHLSQLLDLVTGIGGFIVPLFLWLTQKEKIINMDSQGKEILNFQVSLFIYGILCIPLMLLFGLGLLGLMVVGFLGFIFPIINAIKVSNGEIPHYPLSIVFFK
- a CDS encoding oligosaccharide flippase family protein, producing MITTYVGFAIGAVNTLFLYVNFFSQEYYGLVGFLLSTATILMPIMAFGTQNTLVKFYSKFDRKEQDSFLFLMLLLPFIPILPAILATIAGYSLIVEFLTSENPIVAPYIPLMFIIALVMAYFEIFYSWAKVQLQSVFGNFMNEVFHRLGVMALLLLVAFEIIDTHFFMYGLCGVYTLRMLIMMLYAFKLRKPVFTRPKLSGISPIVKYSVLIIIAGSIAVMILEIDMFMIGKMVPIENVAYYSVAIYIAAVIAVPARAMHQITYPLTAALLNKRDFKELRVLYQKSSLTLFVISGLIFVLIVCNIKQLYLLIDPAYADGLAVVLLISSAKLLDNLMGNNNAIIYNSDYYRLVLLLGVVLVAIAITLNLYFIPRLGINGAAIATFIASVGYAAAKIVLVYKKFNLQPFSNRSMWVAVMLLCFVVAFYFWDFDFYPVISIAIKSLLISTVYLLIVYFAKPSEEIVGFINSIVKKKSRPD